A DNA window from Microbispora sp. ZYX-F-249 contains the following coding sequences:
- a CDS encoding ABC transporter ATP-binding protein: MTPGGLRAALVVRRPAFTLDITLDVAPGEVVALLGPNGAGKTTALRALAGLTPMSGGHISVDGRPLHRLAPEQRPVGMVFQDYLLFPHLSALDNVAFGPRCQGVSKAEARRLAATLLERVGLADRAAAKPRQLSGGQAQRVALARALAVRPRLMLLDEPLAALDAHTRLEIRSQLRRHLADFDGATVLVTHDPLDAMVLADRLIVVESGGVVQQGAPAEVARRPRTDYVARLVGLNLHRGRGEGARVKVGELLLHASEQLDGPAFVAFSPAAVALYRTRPDGSPRNLWQATIEGIERHGDNVRVHLDGPISAFADITPAALADLDLSPGQRIWASVKATETHAYPA; the protein is encoded by the coding sequence ATGACCCCCGGCGGCCTGCGGGCGGCCCTGGTCGTCCGTCGACCCGCTTTCACCCTGGACATCACGCTGGACGTCGCACCGGGCGAGGTCGTCGCGCTGCTCGGGCCGAACGGCGCGGGCAAGACCACCGCACTGCGCGCCCTGGCCGGGCTGACCCCGATGTCCGGCGGGCACATCAGTGTGGACGGCCGGCCGCTGCACCGCCTGGCTCCCGAGCAGCGCCCGGTCGGCATGGTCTTCCAGGACTACCTGCTGTTCCCGCACCTGTCCGCGCTCGACAACGTCGCCTTCGGGCCGCGCTGCCAGGGCGTGTCCAAGGCCGAGGCGCGCCGCCTCGCCGCGACCCTGCTGGAGCGCGTCGGCCTGGCCGACCGGGCGGCGGCCAAACCCCGCCAGCTGTCCGGGGGACAGGCGCAACGCGTCGCCCTCGCCCGGGCCCTGGCCGTACGACCCCGGCTGATGCTCCTGGACGAGCCGCTGGCGGCGCTGGACGCGCACACCCGGCTGGAGATCCGCTCCCAGCTTCGCCGCCACCTGGCCGACTTCGACGGCGCCACCGTGCTGGTCACCCACGACCCGCTCGACGCCATGGTGCTGGCCGACCGGCTGATCGTCGTCGAGTCCGGCGGCGTCGTCCAGCAGGGCGCGCCCGCGGAGGTCGCCCGCCGTCCGCGCACCGACTACGTCGCCCGCCTCGTGGGGCTCAACCTGCACCGGGGGCGGGGCGAAGGGGCCCGGGTCAAGGTCGGCGAACTGCTGCTGCACGCCTCCGAACAGCTCGACGGGCCCGCGTTCGTGGCCTTCTCGCCCGCCGCCGTGGCCCTCTACCGCACCCGTCCCGACGGCAGCCCCCGCAACCTGTGGCAGGCCACGATCGAGGGCATCGAGCGGCACGGTGACAACGTCCGCGTCCACCTCGACGGCCCGATCAGTGCCTTCGCCGACATCACCCCCGCCGCCCTGGCCGACCTCGACCTGAGCCCGGGCCAGCGGATCTGGGCCTCGGTCAAGGCCACCGAGACCCACGCCTACCCGGCATGA
- a CDS encoding DUF2199 domain-containing protein → MSIDSGFLCSCCGGRHDELPLSYHMPAPAYWSPEMTGVPGSVLSSDQCVIEGEHFFVRGLIEIPVIDTDETFTWGVWVSLSRDNFARMGRLWETPGRESEPPYFGWLSCELPVYEPTTLNLKTNLHTRPVGVRPFIELEPTGHPLAVEQRTGITPARVRELAETLLHPGHQDQSG, encoded by the coding sequence GTGTCGATCGATTCCGGTTTCCTCTGCTCCTGCTGCGGCGGGCGCCATGACGAGCTCCCGCTGAGCTACCACATGCCCGCGCCCGCCTACTGGAGCCCTGAGATGACCGGCGTGCCCGGCAGCGTGCTCTCCTCCGACCAGTGTGTGATCGAAGGAGAGCACTTCTTCGTCCGCGGCCTCATCGAGATCCCCGTCATTGACACGGACGAGACGTTCACCTGGGGCGTATGGGTCTCGCTGAGCCGGGACAACTTCGCGCGGATGGGCCGGCTGTGGGAGACCCCGGGCCGTGAGTCCGAACCTCCCTATTTCGGCTGGCTCTCCTGCGAACTGCCGGTCTACGAACCGACGACGCTCAACCTCAAGACCAACCTTCACACGCGGCCGGTCGGAGTACGCCCATTCATCGAGCTGGAGCCCACCGGCCATCCCCTCGCCGTCGAGCAGCGGACCGGCATCACCCCCGCCCGCGTCCGGGAACTGGCCGAAACCCTTCTCCACCCCGGCCACCAGGATCAGAGCGGATAG
- a CDS encoding SAV_915 family protein, with protein MESFEWHDMLKDPLYVPVRRSTFSLALRLFRTTAGTRTVAAFTSPLLLTKVLGSGHIWIRLSEPALRSLINDLGVIGIVIDPAGTTNRLISRSAS; from the coding sequence GTGGAGTCCTTTGAATGGCATGACATGCTCAAAGACCCGTTATATGTGCCGGTTCGCCGTAGCACCTTCTCCCTGGCGCTACGCCTGTTCCGAACGACCGCGGGCACGCGGACGGTCGCGGCCTTCACCTCGCCGCTCCTGCTGACCAAGGTGCTGGGCAGCGGCCACATCTGGATCCGCCTCAGCGAGCCCGCGCTGAGGAGCTTGATCAATGATCTCGGCGTGATCGGCATCGTCATCGACCCCGCCGGCACGACAAACCGGTTGATTTCCAGGAGCGCCAGTTAG
- a CDS encoding TetR/AcrR family transcriptional regulator, with the protein MNGKPYIAQRPKRADGRRNYDAILAAARKAFESAGADASLEEIASQAGVAIGTLYRHFPTRAALVEAATRDGLENLVAHAERLAAGPDPLEALLAWMREAVVHFSTFRGLVGILAQSMYDEGTPSHTMCSAMHRSGADLLRAAQAADRVRPDLTPDELFDLLSGAAWVREQATPDRDGSARFLELVLEGITTRG; encoded by the coding sequence GTGAACGGCAAGCCCTACATCGCCCAGCGTCCCAAGCGGGCCGACGGCCGGCGCAACTACGACGCGATCCTGGCCGCGGCCCGCAAGGCGTTCGAGAGCGCCGGTGCCGACGCCTCCCTGGAGGAGATCGCGAGCCAGGCGGGGGTCGCGATCGGCACGCTGTACCGGCACTTCCCCACGCGGGCCGCACTCGTGGAGGCCGCGACGCGGGACGGCCTGGAGAACCTCGTCGCCCACGCCGAACGGCTGGCCGCCGGGCCGGACCCGCTCGAGGCGCTGCTCGCCTGGATGCGCGAGGCGGTGGTCCACTTCAGCACCTTCCGCGGCCTGGTGGGCATCCTCGCGCAGAGCATGTACGACGAGGGCACGCCCTCCCACACCATGTGCAGCGCCATGCACCGCAGCGGCGCGGACCTGCTGCGCGCCGCCCAGGCGGCCGACAGGGTACGGCCCGACCTGACCCCCGACGAATTGTTCGACCTTCTCAGCGGCGCCGCCTGGGTGCGCGAGCAGGCGACCCCGGACCGGGACGGCAGCGCCCGCTTCCTCGAACTGGTGCTGGAGGGCATCACCACGCGAGGCTGA
- a CDS encoding MFS transporter codes for MTTERVSGDASAHVSPAGRARVLVLAAIVGAEFMLQLDGTIVNVALPALQSDLHLSVAGGSWVPNGFFLAFGGLLLFAGRLGDVLGHRRVFLFGIGLVVVASLIAGLAPDLEVLLAGRVLQGAGAAIAGPTGLALLAIVFRGERQQRALGLYSTVTGLGASAGMVLGGVLTWAGDWRWSLLVNVPVGLVIIAVAVRALGLRDEATRSRPLGMPSALLSTATLAVAVYGLVHAAEKGWGDRWTLTALGAAVVLAVVLLLVDRRAAEPLLPLNVFAGRDRAGAFLALLLLAAVLTSFLIYLVQFLQGVLRLNALQSGLAILPFGLALLVSTQILTGYIAGFGLKTRAVAGLLVVLAGVAWLTRLDGGSTYAGGVLPALVVMGLGVGVAIIPVNMIVLTTAPQEYAGVTAGVLQTALTIGGSFGLATMLIPLTHGTGGLAGTISSVFVWACGALVLALLVALVFWCRPRARGGAPAAHA; via the coding sequence ATGACCACCGAACGTGTCTCCGGCGACGCCTCGGCCCATGTGTCGCCGGCCGGCCGCGCCCGGGTCCTCGTGCTCGCGGCGATCGTCGGGGCGGAGTTCATGCTCCAGCTCGACGGCACGATCGTGAACGTCGCGCTGCCGGCCCTCCAATCCGACCTCCACCTGTCCGTGGCCGGGGGATCGTGGGTGCCGAACGGATTCTTCCTCGCCTTCGGCGGCCTCCTGCTGTTCGCCGGCCGCCTCGGCGACGTGCTCGGGCACCGCAGGGTCTTCCTCTTCGGGATCGGGCTGGTCGTGGTGGCCTCCCTGATCGCCGGGCTCGCGCCGGACCTGGAGGTGCTGCTCGCCGGCCGCGTCCTGCAGGGCGCTGGCGCGGCGATCGCCGGTCCCACCGGGCTGGCGCTGCTGGCGATCGTCTTCCGGGGGGAGCGCCAGCAGCGGGCCCTCGGCCTCTACTCCACGGTGACCGGGCTCGGCGCCTCCGCCGGCATGGTGCTCGGCGGCGTGCTCACGTGGGCGGGGGACTGGCGCTGGAGCCTGCTGGTGAACGTGCCCGTCGGCCTGGTCATCATCGCGGTCGCCGTCCGGGCCCTCGGCCTGCGGGACGAGGCGACCCGGTCCCGCCCGCTCGGCATGCCGAGCGCGCTGCTCAGCACCGCCACCCTCGCCGTCGCCGTGTACGGCCTCGTCCACGCCGCGGAGAAGGGCTGGGGCGACCGCTGGACGCTGACCGCCCTCGGCGCCGCCGTCGTGCTCGCCGTGGTTCTCCTGCTGGTGGACCGGCGGGCCGCCGAGCCCCTGCTGCCCCTGAACGTGTTCGCTGGCCGCGACCGGGCCGGGGCCTTCCTCGCCCTGCTGCTGCTCGCGGCCGTCCTCACGAGCTTCCTGATCTACCTGGTTCAGTTCCTCCAGGGGGTGCTGCGCCTCAACGCGTTGCAGAGCGGCCTGGCCATCCTGCCCTTCGGCCTGGCGCTGCTCGTCAGCACCCAGATCCTCACCGGGTACATCGCCGGGTTCGGGCTCAAGACGCGTGCCGTGGCCGGCCTGCTCGTGGTGCTGGCCGGAGTCGCCTGGCTGACCCGCCTCGACGGCGGCAGCACCTACGCCGGCGGCGTGCTCCCGGCCCTCGTCGTCATGGGGCTCGGCGTCGGCGTGGCGATCATTCCGGTCAACATGATCGTCCTGACCACCGCGCCGCAGGAGTACGCCGGGGTCACCGCGGGGGTGCTGCAGACGGCCCTCACGATCGGCGGCTCGTTCGGCCTGGCCACGATGCTGATCCCGCTCACGCACGGCACGGGTGGTCTCGCCGGGACCATCTCGTCGGTGTTCGTCTGGGCCTGTGGCGCTCTGGTGCTCGCCCTGCTCGTCGCGCTGGTCTTCTGGTGCCGCCCACGCGCTCGTGGGGGCGCACCCGCCGCCCACGCCTGA
- a CDS encoding CBS domain-containing protein, with amino-acid sequence MRIANVYRPMVFGCPVNAKLPEVARRMTEKNIGALAVLEADRVAGVITERDLVTALATSADPAAMSAGMCASSDIKTATLDEDTREVARRMLDYGIRHIPVDQDGRLIGMVSMRDLLAVETLAP; translated from the coding sequence ATGCGTATCGCCAACGTTTACCGTCCAATGGTGTTCGGCTGCCCGGTGAACGCGAAGCTGCCCGAGGTGGCGCGCCGGATGACGGAGAAGAACATCGGCGCGCTCGCCGTGCTCGAGGCGGACCGGGTCGCGGGAGTGATCACGGAACGGGACCTCGTGACGGCGCTCGCCACGTCCGCCGACCCCGCCGCGATGAGCGCGGGGATGTGCGCGTCGTCGGACATCAAGACCGCGACCCTGGACGAGGACACGCGCGAGGTGGCCCGCCGCATGCTCGATTACGGCATCCGTCACATCCCGGTGGACCAGGATGGGCGCCTGATCGGCATGGTGTCGATGCGCGACCTGCTCGCGGTGGAGACACTCGCGCCTTGA
- a CDS encoding class I SAM-dependent methyltransferase, translating into MAEQSIWMQKVAADPDHSTWFIERFRSMARAGDDLAGEARLVDALVPRRARILDAGCGSGRVGGALAEAGHDVVGVDVDPALIEAAEQDHPGPRWLVGDLAELDLPAQGIDTPFDAVVCAGNVMPFLAPSTRREVLRRFRAHLAPDGRAAVGFGAGRDYEFGEFFADAAAAGLEPDLLLSTWDLRPFRDDSNFLVALLRPA; encoded by the coding sequence ATGGCTGAACAAAGCATTTGGATGCAGAAGGTCGCCGCCGACCCCGATCACTCCACCTGGTTCATCGAGCGCTTCCGTTCCATGGCTCGCGCCGGTGACGATCTCGCCGGGGAAGCCCGCCTCGTGGACGCCCTGGTGCCGCGCCGCGCCCGCATCCTCGACGCCGGATGCGGATCCGGCCGGGTCGGCGGCGCCTTGGCCGAGGCCGGCCACGACGTCGTCGGTGTCGATGTCGACCCGGCTCTGATCGAGGCGGCCGAGCAGGACCACCCCGGGCCGCGCTGGCTGGTCGGCGACCTGGCCGAACTCGACCTCCCCGCACAGGGCATCGACACGCCGTTCGACGCCGTCGTCTGCGCCGGGAACGTGATGCCGTTCCTCGCGCCGAGCACCCGTCGTGAGGTGCTGAGACGGTTCCGTGCGCACCTCGCGCCGGACGGCCGCGCCGCTGTCGGCTTCGGCGCCGGGCGCGACTACGAGTTCGGTGAGTTCTTTGCGGACGCGGCCGCCGCGGGGCTCGAACCCGACCTGCTGCTGTCCACCTGGGACCTGCGTCCGTTCAGGGACGACTCGAACTTCCTGGTCGCCCTCCTCCGTCCCGCCTGA